The genomic window TTGGTAAGTGCAACTTTTTCAATTTCGAGCTGTCGGATTTTACGTTCCATTTGATCGAGTTGTTCTGGTTTTGACTCAATAGCCATTTTTACCATGGATGCAGCTTCATCAACTAAATCGATTGCTTTATCGGGTAAAAATCGATCAGGAATATTTTTTGCAGAAAGTTGTACTGCTTGCACGAGTGCAGCGTCTGTAATTTTGATTCCATGGTGAAGTTCGTATTTTTCTTTGAGTCCGCGCAAAATAGAAATAGCATCTTCAATTGAGGGCTCTTCAACTAAAACTTTTTGAAATCTACGCTCAAGTGCTGCATCTTTTTCAATGTATTTTTTATATTCTTTAATTGTTGTTGCGCCGATGCAATGTAAATTTCCACGGGCTAAAGCAGGCTTGAGCAAGTTTGATGCATCCATGCCGCCACCAGATGAACCAGCCCCTACGAGCATATGAAGTTCATCTATGAAAAGAATGATGCGTTGATCTGATTGTTCAATTGCTGTCAAAATTCCTTTGATTCGTTCTTCAAACTCTCCTTGAAATTTTGTGCCAGCCATCAGTGATCCCATATCGAGAGCATAGATGACATTGTTTTTCAAACTTTCAGGAACATCATTATTGATGATGCGTTGCGCAAGACCTTCTACGATTGCAGTTTTTCCAACGCCAGGATCACCAATGAGCACCGGATTACTTTTAGTTCGTCGTGATAAAATTTGTACGACGCGTCTAATTTCTTCATGTCTACCAATGACAGGATCAAGCTTTCCATCAGCTGCTTGTTTGGCAATGTTTTGACAATATTTATCTAAAATTTCGTACTGTTTTTCAGCATTTTTATCAGTCACTTTTTTACCTTTACGTAAAGTAGTCATAATTTTAAGTATTGCTGGCTTATTAAAGTCATGTGCTTTAAAAAATTGAATTATCGAGCTTGGCAGTAATGTAGTTTGTACCCATTGAAGTAAAAAATGTTCAATGCCTATAAAACTGTCACCTAAGCTTTCAGCTTCTTTCTGACATACATCAATAAATTGTGCTGTTTGAAGGTCAAGTTTTATTTCTGCTCCTTGGACCTGAGGCAGTCGTGTAAGTTCGGTGTCGATCAATTTTGCAAGTTCTTGCATAGGTAAATTGAGACGCTTATAAAATGACATGCAAAATTCATTATCTAAACTTGCTGCAAGCGTATGAAGTGGTAGCAATGTTGGATTGTGATGCTCAATTGCAAGTTGGATAGCAGCCTGAAAAAGATCTTTAGCTGAATCGGTAAATTTTTGAAAATCCATACCTAAACCCTTATGTAAAACAATATTTGATATATGTATATTATAGAAACTTTGAAAATTATAATCCAAGATTAATGATATGGGGATTTATAAATCTTTTACAAGATTTCGTTTTTTTCGATGATATGAAATCGCAAACTGATGAGTTTTATCTCTAATTTGTAGAAGTAAAAGATCTTCAGATTTGTGAGGATCAAGTTTTATAAAATGTTTAAAGTCAGCAGAAATAATAGTCTCTTCTTTTTTTGCTAGTCCAACCAGTTCTGCTGTGCCAATGTATGGTTTGACGGCACTGATTTGTCCTTTGCCACCATCAACAACAATTAAATTTGGATACTCTAGGCCAGATTTGTAACGACGTTGTACGATTTCGGCAAGAGCAGCATAATCATCTTGCTCAATAATTGTTTTAACTTGAAAGCGTCGAAAAGATTTTGGTTCCGGTAGGCCATGTACATAACGAATACAGCTTCCAACAATTGCTAAACTTTGCATGTGAGAAATATCAAAGCAATCGATAACATACGGAACATGTTTTAAGTGTAAACGTTTTTGCAGTGCCATTAAAATAGCTAGATTTTTTTGATTGTCAGGAGCGTTTTGTTTGCTTGGCATACTTTGTAGGGTTTGCAAAGTTTGTGCGATCTGCTCAAAATTTTGCTTGTATTCAAGCAAGTGCCGAGCTCGTTCGAACTGTAAATTTTTTGAAGCTTGTTTTATTTCTTTATCGATAGCTTTAAGGGCAAGATTTGAATCATTGGTTAAAAGTTGCTGCGCGAGCATCAGTCGGAATTTATAAAATTCTACATCGAATTCTTTTGTGCAAAATCCAGCACAGACACCAATATGATATTGCAAACATCCATGCTCAATCTTTTTTGTGCATAGTTTTAATTGCAGGGTTTTGGTTAAAAAGCTGTAGACACCGTGAGCAGATTTTTTAGTAAGAAACGGTCCAACGTAAACTCCTTTTTTGTCTTTTGTTCTGACAATTGAGAGTGTTGGAATTTTTTCTTGCGAAAAAAATAAATAGATAAAAGGGTTACCTTCTTTGAGCAACTTGTTGAACTTTGGTTGATATTTTTTAATTAATTCAGCTTCAAGGTATAAAGCTTCTATTTCGCTACTTGTGGGAATTGTTTCAAGTGTTGTTGCTTCATGCAAAAGTAAACTTGTTTTGAAGTCATCGGGCTGATTAAAGTATGATGCGATGCGATCGGCAATATTTTTTGCTTTACCGATGTAAATAATTTCTTGGTCTTTATTTTTAAAAAGATAAACACCAGATTTTTCAGTAAGTTTTTTTGGTTTTTGCATCATGCCAGCCCCTCTTTGTTTTATAGTTTCAGGTGAACGCCACCACTTCTTTTGGGTATAAGCTCGAACCCTGCATTGCCGGCAGCACTTTGTTGTCGATCAGAGATACTTTTTTCGCCTGGGAAGTGCAAGTGAACTCCTGGAGCTTTATTTGATAATCCTATTTTAACTCCATGAAGTGGCGGATGAATTCCTGCAATAGACGATGAAGTTGTACTGGTGACTGGTATTATTTTGAACTTGCTCGTAGTAGTAGATTTTTGTTGTTGTTGAGCTGTTAAGTAATTATCATACGCAGTTTCAGCATTTATGATAGTTGTGTAATCTGCAGAGTTGCCGTAAGGACTAAGCATTGCAGAAGCTAAGTAAGAAGCAATTGGTTTTGGTGTAATTCCTTTTGCAAGTACCGTGTTTTTCAAGTACAGATTTCCTGTAACCAGACTGATTAAGCCTTGAGCGTTTGAGGATATTGGTGACATGCCAACTAAATTTCCTAAAGCATTGTTTGTCACTTCTGCCATAACTAAATAATCGATCATTGGTTTTCCAGTGCTGTCTTTTGCGTTAATAGTTTGCGTGCAAGTATAAATATATTGACCAGAGCTTAAAGACTCTGGGCTGATAATATCGAGTACAAATTTACCAAAGTTAATATTTGATAAAGATGTCGCTATAACAGCTTGTTGTTTGGTGATGTAATCGCCAAGGCTTGTAGGAAGTGGACCATGAGTGCTGGCTTCATAATTTTTCCATACGTCTGTAGCAGAAGCAATATTTTTGCCAGTTGAATCATAAACTGTGCCAGTTATAAGACTAACAAGAACAGTTGTTTGACCTGGGGTTATGGCGTTGCTTGGATGTTTTCCTAAACTCTTGTCGACTATGGCATCATTTTGCATTGTTGCAAAAACAACAAAGTCGGCAGCAGTAGGATCTATTTTTTTGAAATCAGTGTCAGTTGTGTGATACACATATTGCCCCAGTAAGATTCTTCTTTTCGAAAGACTTGTAAGATTAAATAAACCAAATTTTGGATTGAGTTCTTTTGCAAGATCAATTTTTGCTTGCTTCTCACGTGTTATTTCTGGTTGATCTTTTGTTGCAGGGCGAGCTGCACCATTTACTATGAGCTGAGGATTTGGAGAAATTTGATTCCACTCTATAGCAGCACCAGAACAAATCACTCCATATGTTCTTTGATTTGCAATTGGAGTAACGCTTATAGTTTCTTGTACTATTTCAACGGGATTGTTATCAGCACAAAGCGTAATGGTAAGACTTGCTCCACTGAGCACTGCTGTGAGTTGGTAGGTATGTTGTTTGTCGAGCTGTAGCGACGCTGGAAGAGATTGTTGTAAAATCCATCCTAATCCTTCATGCTCGTATACTCCGATACTTAGCGCGTCAGTTGCCAAGTCACGATAGAGCACAAACATTTTTGACAGATGTGCTTGGTCAAGATCAATCACGCTGGAGTTGATTAAATTTGCAGGAGGAGTCTTTACGAAAGAGCCATCTGCGTTAAAATTGCTGCTGACATAATAGCTTTGAAAGCTTGCTAGTTGCTGTGTAACATTTGCTACGGTTGTGTTTAAAAGTCGTGCAAGAAAATTTCGTGAACTGTAATTTTGATAGTTGCCACCCAAATATAATCCAACATGAAATGCTGAGTCGAGGGTATAGATAAATTGAACATCCATTTGCACGGTTAAAGGATCTAAAGGTTGTTTAGCTACTCCTTTTTCATCTTGTAAGTCTAAAGCTGTAGCGCGCTGATTAAACCATAATTTATCTAGTATTGGTGTTGCTGATTTTGCGGTTGATGTAGCTTGCGTTGCTGCAAGTGGAGCTTGAGCAATCTCTTGAGCGTAAGGGAAATTGAAGCGGCCAGTTGTCGAGGTGAAAAAACCTTGTGAAAGATAGAGATCAAGATAATTTGTAACAAGCCCCCACGAGCTTCCAATGTCTGCAGGTAGCAAATTGGTGGTTGAGTCAGGTGTTAAATTTTGAATGTATTGAGGTGCGAGAGCTGAAGCAATTTGATTTTTTGTTGTATCAACGCCTGCATAAATGAGGTTTTGGTACAAAGCGAGAGCTAACGTTTGATTACCAATTTCTGCTTGTTGTTTTTCTTGTATCTCGTCAAGATATGTAAGCTGACTTTGAGCTGTTGCTATTTTATTTTCGTTAATAAATTTCCATAAGTTTTTTAAAGCGTTAGATTGATTGTTTTCTTTTAAAAGAGCGTTTTGATCTTGGTTGAAACCACCGACTATATTAAATAAACCGAAGCCAGCATTCATCACCAGACCGATAGCTTCACCTTGAAGAGCCTCTAGGGCTGTAGCATATTTAGGAGTAGCATCAAAAGCTTGTTTAGCAGCTAATTTTGCAGCAGTTTTTTCGACAGATTTTGCAGTAGCTTGTTCAGCCTCTTTTGCTGCTTGTTCAGCTTCCTGTGTAGCTTTATCCAAAGTTTCTTTTGCTGCAGTTTGTTCAGCCTCAGTGCTTCCTTCTTTTGCCATAATATCGTCAAGGGCAGACTGCGCATCCATTTTTGCTTGTTGTTTTAGACCAGAATTAATTATGGCTTGACCAGCCTCTTTACTCGCTTGTTCAGCTTCTTTGGTAGCAACATTAAGAGCTGACTTCGCAGCTTGCTTAGCTGATATCTTAGCGACAGCGACAGCTTGCTTAGCTGCTAGTTTTGCTGCTAGTTTCTCAGAATATTTTTCTGTAGCTTGTTCAGCTTCTTTGGTAGCAGAGTCTAGAGCTTCTTTTGTAGCTGTTTGAGCAACCTGATCACCGGTTGCCATTGCCTCATCTAAAGCTGCTTGAGCTTCTCTAACCCTATCAGCTGCTTGCTGGGCTGCTTTTGAAGCATCATTAAGTTCTGTAGTAGCATTTTCCAGAGCTTTTGCTGCGGCCTCTCTGGTTGCTTGCCTTGTTGCTTGCTTGCCTACAGCTTTAGCAACTGCTTCTGCTTCTTGTTTTGCAATTTGTGTTGTTTCTTCTTCTGCTGCTTGCGTAGCATCTTTAGCACTCGTTTCTGCTACCTGTGTACCCACTTCTTCGCTAAAAATACTTTTTCCACCTACTTCGGTCAAACCTTGAGTTTCTTGAGCAGCTGTTTCTCCAATTTCTTGAGTAGCAGTCTCAGCTACGGTTGTGGTTCCTGCTTCAACACTACCAGCTGCAATGGTAGCAGTTGTAGTCGCAGTAGTTGTGGCGGCAGTTGTTGCAGCAGTAGCAGCAGCTTCAGCTCCGACTGTTACCGCTGCTGATGCGCCAGCTTCCGCAGTGACCATAGCAGTTTCTGCGGCTATCACAGCTGGAGCAGCTGTGCCACCGCTCATAACAATTGCTGCAACCGCAGGTACAAGAGAAATGGCAACGCCCATAACCTGGTTAATTGTTTGACGATGGGCGTTAAGAGTATTGGAAACATCATCGCGAGCTTGATCGGCAAACTTATTTCCTACAGGAATATATTCTGATACAGCAAGAGCAGCAACTTGAGAAAGAGGTCCACCGAATGCGAGTGCTAAAATTCTTCCAGAAAGCACCAAGTAAGTTATCTCGCGCGCAAGATCAATAAACAGTGTCGTAAGTGAATTAGTAATAGTGGTAAGGCCAGTTAAAACTGCTTCCAGTGCACCCTTGGTCATGTCTAAAAGTCCGGTAAATGTTTGAGTAATTGCTGTTAAACAAGTTTTTCCCAAATCCTCACCATCTTGTAAAAAAGCTTGTTGTCCTTGCTTAGAAGAAATAGCCCACGCAGCATCAGCAACTGTTTGTGCAAATTCTGCTGTAACCCGGACTGTTCTAATGGCAAGAGCACCGACTGTTGCTTCAGTTTGAACAACAACTTCACCTGCTTCAGCTGCTACATTAATGAGCGTGTCAGTTACTTGGTTTATAACTGTTGAAATATCTGTACCTATTGCTTGATCATCTAAAATAACTCCTGTCAGCTCACCGGTAATTTCAGCAAAAGGTGCAACAATACCATTTTCAAGGCTGTCTTTAAAATCATCAACAGATGAAATTAAGTCTGTAGCTGCTAGATTAAAATGTGCTTGGGCTGCAGCAAGTTCGTTTTTCCCCCAGGTTGCAGTATCGCTATGTAGTGAATCTCCTGCGCTTGCAAGTCCTTTGATATGTGTTAAAGATCCTACAGCTTCTATACCTGTGCCTAAAGCTCCTGCAAGTGATGCTCCCGCTCCTGCAATTGTTTGACCAGCAGCTTGTGTAACATGCCAAACTGCATCCCCTGCTAATATTCCAGCGTTTTTCATGTCTTGCCCTGCAAGCTCTCCTTCATGAGCAATATCTTCACCTGTAGTTTTTATTAATCCCCAGGCTCCCAGCGCTGCCTGTGTTGCAATATGTTCAGTTGCTTTAGTAGCTTTTTCAACTTCATCTTTTACGTCGTCAAACGCACTTGTAAAGGCGTGTCCAATATCTGACCAAATTGATTGTACTTGCACTTCTTTTTTGCTATGAATTGCAACTTGTTCTTTTACATGTCTGAGCAGTCGAGGATCATTTTGTACTTGTTTGGTGCTTATATTTTCTTCAACATGAAAATTGGAAGGAGACGGATGAATTGAGTCTGTATTATTTCCTTCGGTCTTACTTTTTGCAGCAAGAAGCTCATCGAGTAGAACAAAATCATCTAATGTGTATGGAAATATATTGGGTATAAGTTGACTGTTTGACATCACATCGAGCATTTGTGAAAGATTTTGATCGGTCATATGTTTTGTGAGCAGCCCGTGCACTTCATGCAGCATGAAATAACACCAGACTTGCTCTTTGATCGGGCTTTTAAATTGAGGTGTTGGATTATTATTAGCACCGGCTAAAACAGTCATGTTATGTGTTGCTTGGTAAAATAGTGTGTGCATAAATGTTACAACAGTTTTTCCAAAGATCGCTTGAGGATCTTGCGGCTTTTGGCTCTTTGGGTTTTTTGCAGCTGTTGTTCGTGGAGGATTTGCAATTGCATTCCAATCAGGACACTGAGCAAGGTAACGCTGTTTTAATGTTTCTTCTAAATCAATTCTTGCACGTGTGATTTCATTGATGGTGCGCAGGCTTGTATAGTCCGCATTATAAAACGATGTCTCGAAATGAGGGATATAGTTGAATGTTTGTTTTTCAACGTTATGAATTGTTTGAAGCGCTATAGAAAAATATATATTAGTGTCGGTAATCATTGCTTTGCAAAAAAGTTGCCATGTTTGAGAATTAACAAGATCTTGATTGGTGATTTTTACAGCATTCCAGCTTGCAGAAGTGATTAATTGCTCTGTGGGAAGATGAGGTAATTGTTGATTGTTGTCTTGTATAAATTCTAAAAAATCAGGAAAATGTTGTTTGACTTGTGGATCCTTTTTTACCTTTTCTAGCTTGGCAAGAAAGACAAGATACAGATAAGTTTTTTTTATTGTATCAATTGAATATGAATCTAAAGCTATTCCAGATTTTCCAAAAGTTTTATCAATTTCTGCAAAAATAGTGTAGAGGAAAGGATCGTTTTGCTGCGTGATTGCAGAAAGAGGAAAATCGATA from Candidatus Babeliales bacterium includes these protein-coding regions:
- a CDS encoding AAA family ATPase; amino-acid sequence: MDFQKFTDSAKDLFQAAIQLAIEHHNPTLLPLHTLAASLDNEFCMSFYKRLNLPMQELAKLIDTELTRLPQVQGAEIKLDLQTAQFIDVCQKEAESLGDSFIGIEHFLLQWVQTTLLPSSIIQFFKAHDFNKPAILKIMTTLRKGKKVTDKNAEKQYEILDKYCQNIAKQAADGKLDPVIGRHEEIRRVVQILSRRTKSNPVLIGDPGVGKTAIVEGLAQRIINNDVPESLKNNVIYALDMGSLMAGTKFQGEFEERIKGILTAIEQSDQRIILFIDELHMLVGAGSSGGGMDASNLLKPALARGNLHCIGATTIKEYKKYIEKDAALERRFQKVLVEEPSIEDAISILRGLKEKYELHHGIKITDAALVQAVQLSAKNIPDRFLPDKAIDLVDEAASMVKMAIESKPEQLDQMERKIRQLEIEKVALTKEKDNQQSQERLKDLVKELTALKEQHQTLLNQWQSERAPLEKINQIKEKIELANYEFAQAERMGDFARASEVKYGKIVQFEKELASQQEKIKALGSHLLKEEVTPEDIAKVLSRWTGIPVEKLQASESKKLLEMEDVLGQRVIGQDEAVKKIANAIQVHRAGLTDPNKPIGSFLFLGPTGVGKTEVAKSLADYLFNDEHKLVRIDMSEYMEKHAVSRLIGSPPGYVGHEEGGQLTEAVRRNPYSIVLFDEIEKAHPEVFNIFLQIFDDGRLTDGQGRTISFKNCVIIMTSNIGSEIILQAKKIDEKVKTEIEKILHKTFRPEFLNRIDDIVFFNMLDEKVIKNIAKSHIKNFEKRMHAKNIDVSISDKALDFIALQGFQQEFGARPLKRAIQQFIVIPTSQYLLQHPDVKTISVDYKDDKIVIS
- a CDS encoding GIY-YIG nuclease family protein, which codes for MMQKPKKLTEKSGVYLFKNKDQEIIYIGKAKNIADRIASYFNQPDDFKTSLLLHEATTLETIPTSSEIEALYLEAELIKKYQPKFNKLLKEGNPFIYLFFSQEKIPTLSIVRTKDKKGVYVGPFLTKKSAHGVYSFLTKTLQLKLCTKKIEHGCLQYHIGVCAGFCTKEFDVEFYKFRLMLAQQLLTNDSNLALKAIDKEIKQASKNLQFERARHLLEYKQNFEQIAQTLQTLQSMPSKQNAPDNQKNLAILMALQKRLHLKHVPYVIDCFDISHMQSLAIVGSCIRYVHGLPEPKSFRRFQVKTIIEQDDYAALAEIVQRRYKSGLEYPNLIVVDGGKGQISAVKPYIGTAELVGLAKKEETIISADFKHFIKLDPHKSEDLLLLQIRDKTHQFAISYHRKKRNLVKDL